The stretch of DNA CGCACCTAGGGCAGAGCCTCGAGGCCTCCAAGCCCTACACCTTGACTATCCGGCCATACTTACCTACGTTTACTTGGACCTTTCCCTTAAACTGGGTAGTGTAGCCGTTCTCGATGCTTATCGTATCGCCCGGAGAGACTTGGTCTATCTGCTCATTCCAGAGGCTCATCTCGACCCTGCCGGTGTCGTCCTCAACCGTGGCGTCAGCCACCCTGGCTACACCATACCTAGTCTTGACGGTGCGAGGCTCGGAGATCCTTAAGACCCTGACCTTCAAGTTCACCTTGCTCATCCCAGGCTTGAGCTCAGCCACCTTCATCCAAAGCACTTCCAAGCCAGTGGCGGACCAAGAAGTATAAAAGCTTGTCTCAGGCAGTTTGAGGCGGAGCTGGGTTGAAGTACAGGCTCCTAGACCTCCTTGCCTGCCCCATGTGCAAGAAGTTCCCTCTAGAGGCGCTAGTGTTTAAGGAGAGCCTCTACGAGCCCTTGAGAGAGCTGCCGGCGAGGACCTGCGAAGAGTACTGCGGGTGGCTTAGGAGGAAGGCTAGCGAGGGCAGGGGGGATTGTAGGGAGTGCTTTGCCCACGAGGTGGACGAAGGGATCTTGATATGTACGCAGTGTGGGCGCTGGTACCCTATTATCGAGGAGATACCGCACATGCTCCCGGACGACCTGAGGGAGCGCGGTGAGGACCTAGCCTTCCTTAAGAAGTGGGCTGATAAAATACCTGAGAGGGTATTGAGGGAGGGGCTCCCCTTTAACCTAAGCCAGCCCGCCTAGTCCGCTGGGTAAATCCTGCACAGCATAGCTACCAGGTTGCTAGCCCCGAAGCATGGGTCGAAGGGGGGCTCGTCGCTAGTCAAGACGTTTACGTTGGACTCGAAGCATCCATGGTATGGGCCGGGCTTCTCAGGGAACCACCACGCGTGCTGAGCTGAAGCTACCCCCTCGAGCATGCCTGGCAGGACTCTCACCTTCATCTTAACCCTCCCCCTAGGGGTCTCAATCCAAGCCCAGCGCCCGTCGGCAACGCCGCACTTCCTAGCAGTCTCTGGGCCTAGGTCCACTATGGGGTCAGGGTGTAGGCGGCGGAGAGAGGCGATTTGACGATGCTCGCTGTGGAAGAAGTAGGGAATCCTAGCCCCGGTCGTTAGCACTATCGGGTACTTCTCAGCTAAGTCAGGCCTACTTACTGGCGACTCGGGGGGCTCTACGTAGCTCGGCAGGGGGTCGAAGCCCCATTCCTCTAAGCGCTTCGAGTAGAGCTCTACCTTTCCAGACGGGGTCTTAAAGCCCTCCTCTAGGTACTTGCGGTAGCGCTTAGGAGCCTCGAGCCACCCTCGCTCAGCAAACTCTCTCCACGTAAGCCCTGAGGGAGATAAGACGTAGTTTAAGTAGCCCTCCACGTCGTCCCAGAAGTACTCGCGTAGGCCTAGGTGCTTGGCTAGCTCAATGACTATCTTGTGGTCAGGCCAGCACTCCTCAACTTCTACGGCCTTCCTCCTAGCCATAACGTACCCCGACCTGAAGAAGTAGAAGGCCACGTCGTCGATCTCCAGCCACGTAGCAGCTGGCAGTACGTAGTCTGCTAGCTCAGCCGTAGGGGTCATGAAGAGGTCGACGACCACTAGGAGGTCTAGCTTCATGAGCGCCTCTAGGACCCTCTTCGAGTTGGGCCACGTTAGCATCGGATTGCTGCCGAAGACTACTAGGGCCTTGACTGGGTAGGGGTCTTCTTTAAGTATGGCCTCTACTACGTACATGGGAGGGACTATCGAGCCCATCGAGGAAAGCTTGTGGTGCCCTCCAAGCCTCTTCTCAACGACCTCCCTAGGAAGCATCTTGGTTAGCATAAACTCAGGGTACCGAACTACGGGGGGCGCCTTGTAGAGCACGTTGCCCCCAGGCGCGTCTAGGTTGCCGGTCACGGCCATGAGCGCCACTAAGGCCCTAACGCAGCTCGTACAGTTCAAGGACTGCTCTATCTTAACACCCCAGTGGATACAGGCTGGCTTCGTAGCAGCGTAGAGCCTAGCCGCCTCGCGTATTAGGTTGGCTGGAACCCACGTTACCTCCTCAACTCTACTT from Candidatus Nezhaarchaeota archaeon encodes:
- a CDS encoding molybdopterin-dependent oxidoreductase encodes the protein IVVDPRPTELAKRADLWLRLRPGTDAALALGMLNVIIEEGLYDKEFVENWTVGFKELAERAAQFPLSRVEEVTWVPANLIREAARLYAATKPACIHWGVKIEQSLNCTSCVRALVALMAVTGNLDAPGGNVLYKAPPVVRYPEFMLTKMLPREVVEKRLGGHHKLSSMGSIVPPMYVVEAILKEDPYPVKALVVFGSNPMLTWPNSKRVLEALMKLDLLVVVDLFMTPTAELADYVLPAATWLEIDDVAFYFFRSGYVMARRKAVEVEECWPDHKIVIELAKHLGLREYFWDDVEGYLNYVLSPSGLTWREFAERGWLEAPKRYRKYLEEGFKTPSGKVELYSKRLEEWGFDPLPSYVEPPESPVSRPDLAEKYPIVLTTGARIPYFFHSEHRQIASLRRLHPDPIVDLGPETARKCGVADGRWAWIETPRGRVKMKVRVLPGMLEGVASAQHAWWFPEKPGPYHGCFESNVNVLTSDEPPFDPCFGASNLVAMLCRIYPAD
- a CDS encoding Trm112 family protein produces the protein MKYRLLDLLACPMCKKFPLEALVFKESLYEPLRELPARTCEEYCGWLRRKASEGRGDCRECFAHEVDEGILICTQCGRWYPIIEEIPHMLPDDLRERGEDLAFLKKWADKIPERVLREGLPFNLSQPA
- a CDS encoding OB-fold nucleic acid binding domain-containing protein encodes the protein MLWMKVAELKPGMSKVNLKVRVLRISEPRTVKTRYGVARVADATVEDDTGRVEMSLWNEQIDQVSPGDTISIENGYTTQFKGKVQVNVGKYGRIVKV